One part of the Paraglaciecola sp. L3A3 genome encodes these proteins:
- the xthA gene encoding exodeoxyribonuclease III produces MKVISFNINGIRARLHQLQALIDKHQPDIIGLQEIKVHNEQFPIADVEAMGYKVYFHGQKAHYGVAMLCKKEAIDVQYGFPSDDEEAQRRMIMVTYPMDNGETVRILNGYFPQGENQNHETKYPAKRKYYQDLMGYLNEYHTPEDNVIVMGDVNISHTDLDIGIGEPNRKRWLQTKKCSFLPEERDWLNTLIDWGFTDGFRALHPLEAEKYSWFDYRSKGFPDNRGLRIDLILATKNLHETIQEADVDYELRGIEKPSDHAPIWSVFNSKV; encoded by the coding sequence ATGAAAGTCATTTCTTTTAATATCAACGGAATACGTGCGCGTCTTCATCAATTACAAGCTTTAATAGACAAGCACCAACCGGATATTATTGGCTTACAAGAAATCAAAGTTCATAACGAACAGTTTCCCATAGCAGATGTTGAAGCTATGGGCTACAAGGTCTACTTTCATGGCCAAAAAGCCCATTATGGTGTGGCTATGTTATGTAAAAAAGAAGCAATTGATGTGCAATATGGTTTTCCTAGTGATGACGAGGAAGCTCAGCGGCGCATGATCATGGTCACCTACCCCATGGATAATGGGGAAACAGTACGTATTTTGAATGGTTATTTTCCACAAGGTGAAAACCAAAATCACGAAACTAAATACCCAGCTAAACGTAAATATTATCAAGATTTAATGGGCTATTTAAATGAATATCATACACCTGAAGATAATGTGATCGTGATGGGTGATGTGAATATCTCTCACACAGATCTAGATATCGGTATAGGCGAACCTAATCGAAAACGTTGGTTACAAACCAAAAAATGTAGCTTTTTACCTGAAGAGCGTGATTGGTTAAATACGCTAATTGATTGGGGATTTACAGATGGTTTCAGAGCATTGCATCCGCTTGAAGCAGAAAAATACAGTTGGTTTGATTATCGGTCTAAAGGGTTCCCTGACAACCGAGGATTACGTATTGATCTCATATTAGCCACTAAAAACTTGCATGAAACCATCCAAGAAGCAGATGTAGATTATGAATTAAGAGGAATTGAAAAACCTTCCGATCACGCACCCATTTGGTCTGTATTTAATAGCAAAGTTTAA
- a CDS encoding MarC family protein, translated as MIDFVAVFITFFAVIDPIGTLPVFIAVTDKYDAKTKRRVALLATIVAALVLLFFLFIGEYLLNSLHIPLPAFQISGGIVLFLFAMNMIFGQSKPEEEIKLLRKSHKETAIFPLAIPSIASPGAMLAAVLLTKNSVYTFLEQALTALVMLGVLLLAYILMLMSGLISRFIGNSGASVISRVMGLILSAIATTNILTGLTDYFKFMQV; from the coding sequence ATGATAGATTTTGTTGCCGTTTTTATTACTTTTTTTGCTGTTATTGACCCAATAGGTACTCTACCGGTGTTTATTGCGGTAACTGATAAATATGACGCAAAGACTAAGCGTCGTGTTGCTTTACTGGCGACAATTGTCGCTGCCCTTGTCTTATTGTTTTTCCTGTTTATTGGCGAATATTTGTTGAATTCTTTGCATATTCCTCTTCCGGCATTTCAAATATCCGGAGGAATTGTGTTATTCCTATTTGCCATGAATATGATATTTGGTCAAAGTAAACCGGAAGAAGAAATAAAACTGTTAAGAAAGTCTCATAAAGAAACGGCTATTTTTCCCCTTGCAATACCTTCTATAGCAAGTCCAGGGGCTATGTTAGCTGCGGTACTTTTAACTAAAAATTCTGTGTATACTTTTTTAGAACAAGCATTGACTGCATTAGTTATGTTAGGCGTTTTACTGTTAGCTTATATTTTAATGTTAATGTCTGGGTTAATCAGCCGTTTTATTGGCAATAGTGGGGCCAGTGTTATTAGCCGAGTGATGGGCTTAATTCTTTCAGCCATTGCCACCACTAATATATTAACGGGTTTGACTGATTATTTTAAATTCATGCAGGTATAA
- a CDS encoding SDR family NAD(P)-dependent oxidoreductase produces the protein MTSRTTLIIGANSSIGAAIAAHHQQLPTEDIILISRKITHQLATAKNVKTIMVKNYQANSIDLAIEQLKHINSKAIGHVYICNGILHNDALRPEKRLEDFNQEAFNQVMTANALTPILWLQKLTPILTGEKPCKVVLFSARVGSISDNQLGGWYSYRASKAALNMMIKTASIELARRAKNIKLIAFHPGTTDTALSKPFQHNVAKDKLFSSEFVATKLSEIVENVAIDQTVSYLDWQGKTIDW, from the coding sequence ATGACAAGTCGAACAACATTAATAATAGGTGCAAATAGCAGCATAGGCGCAGCAATTGCGGCACATCACCAACAACTGCCAACCGAAGACATAATATTAATTAGTCGTAAAATTACGCATCAACTAGCGACAGCTAAAAATGTAAAAACAATAATGGTTAAAAATTATCAAGCCAACTCAATAGATTTGGCAATTGAACAACTTAAACACATCAACAGCAAAGCTATTGGTCATGTATATATTTGCAACGGAATTTTACACAACGATGCACTTCGCCCAGAAAAACGACTAGAGGATTTTAATCAGGAAGCGTTTAATCAGGTGATGACGGCAAATGCATTAACACCTATATTATGGTTACAAAAGTTAACACCAATCCTGACAGGAGAAAAGCCTTGTAAAGTAGTATTGTTTAGTGCTCGCGTTGGCAGTATAAGCGATAACCAATTAGGTGGCTGGTATAGTTACCGAGCATCAAAAGCTGCGTTAAACATGATGATAAAAACTGCTTCAATAGAGTTAGCCCGTAGAGCAAAAAATATAAAATTAATAGCCTTTCATCCGGGGACAACAGACACAGCCTTGTCTAAACCCTTTCAACACAATGTGGCAAAAGACAAATTATTTAGCAGTGAATTTGTCGCAACAAAACTATCTGAAATAGTTGAAAATGTAGCAATAGATCAAACTGTGAGTTACTTAGATTGGCAGGGGAAAACGATAGACTGGTAA
- a CDS encoding sensor domain-containing diguanylate cyclase — MTQVSIANLDDFCSGHMVVNQDRNILFCNDYLNKLSGLPRNKLINTPIANCFTKASNIFIDSYVFPILLNEKLVQEIQLNWIGLDGVAISVVANIRLVEDGRSFWSMTSCTNRDKLYSELIQTKNKLEEQSQELFLMATTDPLTGLLNRRELLVQADRLSHLVARYSSTYALLTIDVDFFKHVNDTYGHQAGDKVLVNLANILTEGRRTNDLIARVGGEEFVMVLPHMDEKNAFIFAEKLRKKVQSQSVDNLHITVSIGLVVSQKDINKQFDLLLNLSDKALYDAKNSGRNKTAVATH; from the coding sequence ATGACCCAGGTCAGTATTGCAAATTTAGATGATTTTTGTTCTGGGCATATGGTTGTAAACCAAGATAGAAACATTCTTTTTTGCAATGACTATCTTAACAAATTAAGTGGTCTACCTCGCAATAAACTAATCAATACTCCCATAGCTAATTGCTTTACAAAAGCTTCAAACATTTTTATCGATAGTTATGTGTTTCCAATCCTACTAAACGAAAAGCTTGTGCAAGAAATTCAGCTGAATTGGATTGGGTTAGATGGTGTCGCTATATCTGTTGTGGCTAATATTCGGTTAGTTGAAGATGGTCGTTCTTTTTGGTCAATGACCTCATGTACAAACCGAGACAAGCTGTATAGTGAGTTGATTCAGACCAAAAATAAACTGGAAGAACAGTCGCAAGAATTGTTTCTCATGGCGACAACAGATCCTCTAACAGGCTTGTTAAATAGGCGCGAACTTTTAGTTCAGGCCGACAGGCTATCTCATTTAGTGGCGAGATATTCATCGACCTATGCATTGCTAACAATCGATGTGGATTTTTTTAAACATGTTAATGATACCTATGGTCATCAAGCTGGTGATAAGGTTCTAGTGAACTTAGCCAACATATTGACCGAAGGTCGACGCACTAATGATTTAATTGCACGGGTAGGGGGAGAAGAGTTTGTAATGGTATTACCTCACATGGATGAGAAAAATGCCTTTATATTTGCCGAAAAATTAAGGAAAAAGGTACAAAGTCAATCAGTTGATAATTTACATATTACTGTGAGTATCGGCTTAGTGGTCAGCCAAAAAGATATCAACAAACAATTTGATCTACTATTAAATTTATCTGACAAAGCTCTTTACGATGCCAAGAACTCCGGGCGAAACAAAACTGCAGTTGCGACCCACTAG
- a CDS encoding flavin reductase family protein: MSNINIDQLNTMPSDYRARLINSLSGFKSANLVASRSKNGVNNLAIFSSVFHLGASPALVGFVTRPNTVERHTLANIQQTKQFTINQVNSGFWQAAHQTSARYDANVCEFEQTGLTVEEIDNINVPFVKESKLKYALTLREIIPMEINNTLLIVGEISHIICMQNAIKKDGYIDLQELNTVSVSGLDSYHTSQRLSRLSYAKPDQLLTLLNVDGQPDYL; encoded by the coding sequence ATAAGCAATATTAATATAGACCAACTTAATACTATGCCCTCAGACTACAGAGCTAGGTTGATAAATAGTTTGTCCGGATTCAAAAGTGCTAATTTGGTGGCAAGCCGAAGTAAAAATGGAGTGAATAACCTGGCTATTTTTAGCTCTGTATTTCACCTTGGAGCTTCACCCGCTTTAGTGGGATTTGTCACTCGGCCAAATACAGTTGAAAGACATACTTTAGCAAACATCCAACAAACCAAACAATTTACTATTAACCAAGTTAACAGCGGTTTTTGGCAAGCGGCACACCAAACGTCTGCCCGTTATGATGCCAACGTATGTGAATTCGAACAAACAGGATTAACCGTTGAAGAGATAGATAACATTAACGTCCCTTTCGTCAAAGAAAGTAAATTGAAATACGCGTTAACTTTGAGGGAAATAATCCCAATGGAAATAAATAACACCTTATTAATAGTGGGTGAAATAAGCCATATCATTTGCATGCAAAATGCTATAAAAAAAGATGGCTACATAGATTTACAAGAATTAAACACAGTTTCTGTATCAGGCTTAGATAGTTACCACACAAGCCAAAGATTATCCCGTTTAAGTTATGCTAAACCAGACCAATTATTAACATTGTTAAATGTGGATGGGCAGCCTGATTATTTATAA
- the recC gene encoding exodeoxyribonuclease V subunit gamma, whose translation MLHLIQSNKMEVLAETLISCFRETAQQGHSIFEPDQVLVQSPGMSQWLKIKIAESLGIAANIDFPLPSSFIWQLYRQHIQGLPEQSAFTKPNMAWKIMSLLPTLLEQDEFAPIKRYLADDQALKLYQLAGKIADVYDQYLVYRPEWILSWEQGDDNLAYLSQGFSQLSAEQTHAWQPILWRALVQYSEDLDESPYHRANLHQGLLTALQNVEVSDSHNVNEKPLMVFGISAMPLQQLEVLNALAKSREVLIFWFNPSQHYWGDIVDRKTQAKAQLKAIDKPDIGAELLDVGNPLLASWGKLGRDYQDMLLSFDLQQQDCFIEQTAASLLEHIQLDINNLQFRNTANDLAASELLSNGVEYPKIEISPTDNSLQVHACHSKIRELEILHDQLLKRFNDNPAWSPADIIVMMPDVATYAPYIEGVFGAVQSDLYIPYAISDRNFAQVSPLIISFINIMKLHQSRLTLSEVLSLLEVPAVQRKFDISLQEYELIQHWLNDAGIRWGWDGKDKTRWDLPAEKQNTWLFGLQRLLAGFAMSANSLFQGHDELIAPYADIEGQQSVALGKCYSVIQVILSALNFCQQKQNINTKVTGALQLLEQLYLVEENEQIELISVRESLEAILSHQSQFTGELEQDVFVSELEQNIQEKGVGQRFLAGYINFCTLMPMRSIPFKMVCLLGMNDTDYPRQSVPMGFDLMRLAPVKRGDRSRRLDDRYLFLEALLSAREQLYLSYQGYSQKNNSALSPSILLSELLEYCQQGFALQGELTLDVEQTEHNLLKHLLVSHKLHAFELAYFDDSHKNLISFNPAIAKIAQQTLQKVETPSFFEQQEQQDIQVNTRIDLDELIEFYLNPAKVFFVNRWQSRFYPLADNNTDLEPFAFDGLDRYQINDALVNVMVQQFQDNKQLQKSGVNELVTEFRAQGLLPIGVTGDLAIQPLLQQSENIAKQMIELLAGSHRSHVDLDINIHQHTVTGRIKHIYGQNLILWRPGKLREKDKVILYLYWLCLCVSPPKQGLDSAFFVSVEKLYRLPVIDKEVAESALNNWLNVYVFGQRQVVHFYPKTAWQWLKTEDQNKTIQAFKGNQFSSGEGDEVHTQRVCPDLSECFSEFTALAESLLLPLLALEKQK comes from the coding sequence ATGTTACATCTGATCCAATCAAACAAAATGGAAGTGTTAGCTGAAACTCTAATAAGTTGTTTCAGAGAAACCGCGCAACAAGGCCATTCAATTTTCGAACCCGACCAAGTGTTAGTACAAAGTCCAGGTATGTCACAGTGGTTAAAAATAAAAATTGCCGAATCCCTAGGCATTGCCGCTAATATTGATTTTCCTTTGCCCTCTAGTTTTATTTGGCAATTATATCGTCAACATATTCAAGGTTTACCAGAACAATCAGCTTTTACCAAACCGAATATGGCTTGGAAAATAATGAGCCTTTTACCCACGCTATTAGAGCAAGATGAGTTTGCCCCCATCAAACGATATTTGGCTGATGATCAAGCATTAAAGTTGTATCAACTAGCGGGCAAAATTGCCGATGTTTATGATCAATATTTGGTTTATCGACCAGAATGGATTTTAAGTTGGGAGCAGGGGGATGATAATTTAGCTTATTTATCTCAAGGGTTTTCACAATTGAGCGCAGAGCAAACTCATGCCTGGCAACCTATTTTATGGCGTGCACTAGTCCAATATAGTGAAGATCTCGATGAATCGCCCTACCACAGAGCTAACTTACATCAAGGTTTATTAACAGCTTTACAAAATGTTGAAGTCTCGGATAGTCATAACGTCAATGAAAAACCTCTTATGGTGTTTGGTATATCCGCTATGCCTTTACAACAATTAGAAGTATTGAATGCGTTAGCTAAAAGTCGCGAAGTATTGATCTTCTGGTTTAATCCAAGTCAACATTATTGGGGCGATATAGTCGATAGAAAAACCCAAGCTAAAGCTCAACTTAAAGCCATTGATAAACCTGACATTGGTGCTGAATTGTTAGATGTAGGTAATCCTTTATTGGCTTCTTGGGGCAAACTAGGCCGTGATTATCAAGACATGTTGTTGTCTTTCGATTTGCAGCAGCAGGATTGTTTTATTGAGCAAACTGCCGCAAGTTTGTTAGAACACATTCAACTGGATATTAATAATTTACAGTTTAGAAATACCGCTAATGATTTAGCTGCCAGTGAGTTATTAAGTAATGGTGTTGAGTACCCCAAAATTGAAATTTCGCCAACTGATAATTCATTACAAGTTCATGCCTGTCACTCTAAAATACGTGAATTAGAAATTTTACATGATCAATTATTAAAACGGTTCAACGATAATCCTGCGTGGTCGCCAGCAGATATAATTGTGATGATGCCTGATGTAGCGACTTATGCGCCATATATTGAAGGGGTGTTTGGTGCTGTGCAAAGTGACTTGTATATTCCTTATGCCATCTCAGATCGGAATTTTGCTCAAGTATCACCGCTGATCATTAGCTTTATTAATATCATGAAATTACATCAGAGCCGGTTAACGCTTTCTGAAGTGTTGTCCTTGTTAGAAGTGCCTGCGGTGCAGCGGAAATTTGATATTAGTTTGCAAGAATATGAATTGATCCAACATTGGTTAAATGATGCTGGGATCCGCTGGGGCTGGGATGGTAAGGATAAAACCCGTTGGGATTTACCTGCAGAAAAACAAAACACTTGGTTGTTTGGTTTACAACGTTTGCTTGCCGGTTTTGCTATGTCAGCAAACAGTTTGTTTCAAGGTCATGATGAACTCATTGCTCCCTATGCAGATATCGAAGGTCAACAATCTGTAGCCTTAGGTAAGTGTTATAGCGTTATCCAAGTAATATTATCGGCACTAAATTTTTGCCAACAAAAGCAGAATATAAATACTAAGGTTACAGGCGCTTTACAGTTGCTAGAACAGTTATATTTAGTTGAAGAAAATGAACAAATAGAACTTATTTCCGTTCGTGAATCTCTTGAGGCTATATTGTCTCATCAAAGCCAATTTACTGGCGAGTTGGAACAAGACGTTTTTGTTAGTGAACTAGAACAAAATATTCAAGAAAAAGGAGTAGGACAGCGATTTTTAGCTGGCTATATTAACTTTTGTACCCTGATGCCCATGCGGAGTATTCCTTTTAAAATGGTCTGTTTATTAGGCATGAACGACACTGACTATCCAAGACAAAGTGTGCCTATGGGATTTGATTTAATGCGTTTGGCTCCGGTAAAAAGAGGGGACAGGTCAAGACGTTTAGACGATCGTTACTTATTTTTAGAAGCCTTGCTGTCAGCTAGAGAACAATTGTATTTAAGTTACCAAGGCTATAGCCAAAAAAATAATAGTGCTTTATCTCCGTCTATTTTACTCAGTGAATTATTAGAGTATTGCCAGCAAGGTTTTGCCTTACAAGGTGAGCTGACATTGGATGTTGAACAAACAGAACATAACTTACTTAAACATCTATTAGTTAGCCATAAATTACACGCTTTTGAATTAGCTTATTTTGACGACAGTCACAAAAATTTAATCAGTTTTAATCCGGCGATTGCAAAAATTGCACAGCAAACCCTGCAAAAAGTAGAAACTCCTTCGTTCTTCGAACAACAAGAACAGCAAGATATTCAAGTCAATACTAGGATTGATTTAGATGAATTAATTGAGTTTTATCTGAATCCAGCCAAGGTATTTTTCGTTAATCGTTGGCAAAGCCGTTTTTATCCTTTGGCTGATAATAATACTGATTTAGAGCCTTTTGCATTTGATGGACTAGATAGATATCAAATTAACGACGCTTTGGTAAATGTTATGGTTCAGCAGTTTCAAGATAATAAGCAACTACAGAAGTCTGGTGTTAATGAGTTAGTCACTGAGTTTCGTGCTCAAGGTTTATTACCTATTGGCGTGACTGGTGATCTAGCAATTCAACCTTTACTGCAACAAAGTGAAAATATAGCGAAACAAATGATCGAGCTGTTGGCTGGCTCACACAGAAGTCATGTTGATCTTGATATAAACATTCATCAACATACTGTTACTGGGCGGATTAAGCATATATATGGGCAAAATCTTATTTTATGGCGACCCGGTAAGCTCAGAGAAAAAGATAAAGTTATCCTCTATTTATATTGGTTATGTTTATGTGTCAGCCCACCGAAACAAGGTCTAGACAGTGCCTTTTTTGTAAGTGTTGAAAAGTTATATCGTTTACCTGTGATAGATAAAGAAGTAGCAGAGAGTGCCTTAAATAATTGGCTAAATGTGTATGTTTTCGGGCAAAGACAAGTGGTACATTTTTATCCTAAAACAGCTTGGCAGTGGCTGAAAACAGAAGATCAAAATAAAACCATTCAAGCATTTAAAGGTAACCAGTTTAGTTCTGGCGAAGGCGATGAAGTTCACACTCAAAGAGTGTGCCCAGATTTATCTGAGTGTTTTAGTGAATTCACCGCATTAGCAGAGTCTTTATTGTTACCTTTGCTAGCGCTAGAAAAACAGAAATAA
- the ppk2 gene encoding polyphosphate kinase 2 translates to MKKHEYEEHISKLQIELVNLQEWVQTTGAKVVVIFEGRDAAGKGGVIKTITSRLNPRIVKVVALGKPTEKERSQWYFQRYVSHLPAGGEIILFDRSWYNRAGVEKVMGFCTDAEYQDFLTSCPEFETMLIRSGITLIKYWFSVSQEKQEERFLERLDNPLKRWKFSDMDLVSRSKWTEYSKAKDAMLKYTDTNLSPWYNIEADNKKAARVNCISHLLSLIDYQSYNHKSVKLPKVSPIQYKRPDKCTLRSVPNKYKS, encoded by the coding sequence ATGAAAAAACATGAATATGAAGAACATATCTCAAAACTGCAAATTGAATTAGTTAACCTACAAGAATGGGTGCAAACTACTGGGGCAAAAGTTGTCGTTATTTTTGAAGGTAGAGACGCTGCGGGTAAAGGCGGAGTCATTAAAACCATCACCTCACGACTCAATCCAAGGATAGTAAAGGTTGTAGCCCTAGGAAAACCTACAGAGAAAGAGCGCAGTCAATGGTATTTCCAACGATATGTCAGTCACCTGCCCGCTGGCGGAGAAATTATATTATTTGACCGTAGTTGGTATAATCGGGCTGGTGTTGAAAAAGTCATGGGATTTTGTACTGATGCAGAATACCAAGACTTTTTAACTAGCTGTCCAGAATTTGAAACTATGCTAATTCGCTCGGGCATCACTCTGATTAAATATTGGTTCTCAGTGTCACAAGAAAAACAAGAAGAACGTTTTTTAGAGCGTTTAGATAATCCCCTAAAACGTTGGAAATTTTCAGATATGGACTTAGTCTCTCGCAGTAAATGGACTGAGTATTCAAAAGCTAAAGATGCAATGTTAAAATACACAGATACAAATTTAAGCCCTTGGTACAACATAGAAGCAGATAATAAAAAAGCAGCAAGAGTGAATTGTATTAGCCACTTGTTATCACTTATTGATTATCAAAGTTATAATCACAAAAGCGTGAAATTGCCTAAAGTATCGCCTATTCAATATAAACGACCAGACAAATGTACTCTACGTTCAGTGCCTAATAAATATAAGTCATAA
- a CDS encoding thiol-disulfide oxidoreductase DCC family protein — translation MLTIFYDGNCPMCCAEMNKLKGYDKTELIHLVNIQQDNFQTLYPHVKYSDAMKILHGYYQGQLLLGLSVTHRAWTLVGKGFWVAPLNWPVIKTMSHYVYLLVAKYRHPISTFLSKLLGLKTTQCNSGICHDKSNNINNRCK, via the coding sequence ATGCTAACGATATTTTATGATGGTAATTGTCCAATGTGTTGTGCAGAGATGAATAAGCTAAAGGGTTATGATAAAACAGAGCTAATTCATTTAGTAAATATCCAACAAGACAACTTTCAAACTCTTTACCCCCATGTCAAATATAGCGATGCCATGAAAATACTGCATGGATATTATCAAGGACAATTATTACTTGGATTATCCGTCACTCACAGGGCTTGGACTCTAGTTGGTAAAGGCTTTTGGGTGGCTCCGCTTAACTGGCCAGTGATAAAAACTATGAGTCATTATGTCTACTTATTAGTAGCTAAATATCGTCACCCTATTTCCACTTTTCTTAGCAAACTTTTAGGGCTTAAAACCACTCAATGTAATTCAGGAATATGCCATGACAAGTCGAACAACATTAATAATAGGTGCAAATAG
- a CDS encoding alpha/beta fold hydrolase — translation MHNVSLRNNVKVSGLNNAPTLMLAHGFGCDQNMWRFMLAELEKHYQVILFDYVGSGNSLLAEYSQNRYSTLEGYAQDIIEIIDELQLKDVTIIGHSVSSIIASIASLDVPQIIKKIIMICPSPCFLNIPPDYQGGFERQDLEELIDLMDKNYIGWANYLAPLVIGSSQSQELIGELSGSFCSTDPIVAKTFAKATFFSDHRDILNDMKCEVLILQSSSDALADVKVGEYMHKNIVNSQLVVIDAEGHCLHMTNYLDITPIVLRFLESH, via the coding sequence ATGCATAACGTATCATTACGAAATAACGTCAAAGTCTCAGGTTTAAATAATGCCCCAACATTGATGCTTGCCCATGGATTCGGCTGTGATCAAAATATGTGGCGATTTATGCTGGCTGAGTTAGAAAAACACTATCAAGTCATCTTGTTTGATTACGTAGGTTCTGGAAATTCATTGTTAGCAGAATATTCACAAAATCGATATTCAACACTAGAAGGATATGCGCAAGATATAATCGAGATTATTGACGAGTTACAACTTAAAGATGTGACTATTATTGGTCATTCTGTGAGTTCAATTATTGCTTCTATCGCCTCTCTTGATGTTCCACAAATAATTAAAAAAATTATTATGATCTGTCCCTCACCTTGTTTCTTAAATATTCCCCCAGATTATCAAGGTGGATTTGAGCGCCAAGATTTAGAAGAATTGATAGATCTAATGGATAAAAACTATATCGGTTGGGCTAACTATTTAGCCCCACTTGTTATAGGTAGCTCGCAATCGCAAGAGCTTATCGGTGAACTATCTGGTAGTTTCTGTAGTACAGACCCAATAGTGGCAAAAACGTTTGCTAAAGCCACATTTTTTTCAGACCATCGAGACATTTTAAATGACATGAAGTGCGAGGTGCTGATCCTACAAAGCTCTTCGGACGCATTGGCCGATGTAAAAGTTGGCGAATATATGCATAAAAATATAGTCAATAGCCAGCTTGTGGTTATTGATGCCGAAGGTCATTGTTTGCACATGACCAATTATTTAGACATTACTCCGATAGTGCTGCGTTTTCTTGAGAGTCATTAA
- a CDS encoding energy-coupling factor ABC transporter permease: MENTVQFSTIQLIASIISLIVAYLLFKNLPLTQLKVNKKLQHLVFGCCASVFILWMFRTGIYEGLTVHFLWLAALPLILGFRWAMFSACLVLLGVTLTGEENVNMLGVNFLLGVLLPISITYGIYSFTFHKLPRNIFIYIFLCAFIPGALTIALKMMALSGYYYLDGVYDWPTIHDNYFIITSLMLFPEAMFNGMTITILVIHKPHWVCTFHDKLYLKNNHTP; encoded by the coding sequence GTGGAAAACACAGTTCAATTCAGCACAATACAATTAATAGCAAGTATTATTAGTTTAATAGTTGCCTATTTATTGTTTAAAAACCTGCCGCTGACTCAGCTCAAAGTGAATAAAAAACTTCAGCACTTAGTGTTTGGTTGCTGTGCCAGTGTATTTATTTTGTGGATGTTTAGAACAGGTATTTATGAAGGGTTAACTGTGCATTTTTTATGGTTAGCCGCTTTACCTTTAATACTAGGCTTTAGATGGGCTATGTTCAGCGCCTGTTTAGTCTTATTGGGGGTCACTTTGACCGGTGAAGAAAACGTAAATATGTTGGGTGTTAACTTTTTGCTTGGAGTTTTATTACCTATTTCTATCACTTATGGCATATATAGTTTTACATTTCATAAGCTGCCTAGAAATATTTTTATCTACATATTTTTATGCGCATTTATCCCCGGCGCATTAACCATAGCTTTAAAAATGATGGCGCTTAGTGGCTATTATTACTTAGATGGAGTGTACGATTGGCCAACCATTCATGATAATTATTTCATCATTACAAGTTTGATGTTGTTCCCAGAAGCCATGTTTAACGGTATGACCATTACTATTTTGGTGATCCATAAACCTCATTGGGTGTGCACCTTTCATGACAAGCTTTACCTAAAAAACAATCATACCCCCTAG
- a CDS encoding ribonuclease HI — translation MSIQHLQVFTDASVNTKLKVGYGAYLVVTERSALVDILTNDVNIKRFTQTSSTKLELQTLLWALQDITTISDDKNISLTIYTDCQNIIGLPDRQVRLEQNRYMTSKNKLHSNYQLYQEFYHLTASIKCQFVKVVGHQATSSKDVIDKVFSLVDKKARQALRQEFSTNI, via the coding sequence ATGTCTATTCAACATTTACAGGTTTTCACAGACGCTAGTGTTAATACTAAGTTGAAGGTCGGGTATGGTGCTTACTTGGTGGTCACTGAACGAAGTGCTTTAGTAGATATCCTTACAAATGACGTTAATATTAAACGCTTTACCCAAACTAGTTCGACAAAGTTGGAGTTACAAACCCTGTTGTGGGCATTACAAGACATAACGACCATTAGTGATGATAAAAATATAAGTTTAACCATTTATACCGATTGCCAAAATATTATCGGTTTGCCTGACCGGCAAGTTCGACTTGAACAGAATCGATATATGACGAGTAAAAATAAACTTCACAGTAATTATCAGTTGTATCAAGAATTTTACCATTTAACCGCTAGCATAAAATGCCAGTTTGTTAAGGTCGTAGGGCATCAAGCAACATCAAGTAAAGATGTTATTGATAAAGTGTTCAGTTTGGTAGATAAGAAAGCCAGACAAGCATTAAGACAAGAGTTTTCAACTAATATCTAA